From Anopheles arabiensis isolate DONGOLA chromosome 3, AaraD3, whole genome shotgun sequence, a single genomic window includes:
- the LOC120905046 gene encoding cytochrome c oxidase assembly protein COX19: MTSMTFGQKKFIPTAPEKGSFPLDHGGQCRKLMLFYMRCLRENADDNSACREESKAYLQCRMDHDLMAREDFSKLGYSSEKSSENKPEQS; this comes from the coding sequence ATGACGTCTATGACATTTGGCCAGAAAAAGTTTATCCCGACCGCACCGGAAAAGGGTAGCTTCCCGCTAGACCACGGCGGCCAGTGCCGGAAGCTGATGCTGTTCTATATGCGCTGCCTGCGAGAGAACGCCGACGATAATTCTGCCTGCCGGGAGGAATCGAAAGCCTACCTGCAGTGCCGCATGGATCACGATCTGATGGCACGGGAAGACTTCTCCAAGCTAGGCTACAGCAGTGAGAAAAGCAGTGAAAACAAACCGGAACAATCTTAA
- the LOC120905045 gene encoding phosphopantothenoylcysteine decarboxylase: MKVKKNILVGCTGSVATIKLPLLVEKLLQLTEFEVEVHVIVTEHARHFFSPQDLPAAVTLHTDAEEWTSWQKRGDPVLHIELGKWADLLVIAPLDANSLAKMANGLCDNLLLCTTRAWDPTKPLLFCPAMNTRMWEHPITAAQIGTLKSWGHREVPCIAKTLMCGDTGLGAMAEVDTIVSTIRDTLSMEQS, encoded by the coding sequence ATGAAGGTGAAGAAAAACATCCTCGTCGGCTGTACCGGAAGTGTGGCCACGATCAAGCTTCCCCTGCTGGTGGAAAAACTGCTCCAGCTGACCGAGTTTGAGGTGGAAGTACACGTCATCGTAACCGAGCATGCCCGGCATTTCTTCTCGCCGCAGGATCTGCCGGCCGCGGTCACACTCCACACAGACGCGGAAGAGTGGACGAGCTGGCAGAAGCGGGGCGACCCGGTCCTGCACATCGAGCTGGGCAAGTGGGCCGACCTGCTCGTGATTGCACCACTAGACGCTAACAGCCTCGCCAAGATGGCCAACGGGCTGTGCGATAATTTGCTGCTCTGTACGACACGCGCCTGGGATCCGACGAAACCGTTGCTCTTCTGTCCCGCGATGAACACGCGCATGTGGGAACATCCGATTACGGCGGCACAGATCGGTACGCTCAAGTCCTGGGGCCACCGGGAGGTGCCGTGCATTGCGAAAACGCTCATGTGTGGCGATACGGGGCTGGGTGCGATGGCCGAAGTGGATACGATCGTCAGCACGATCAGGGACACGCTGTCGATGGAGCAGAGTTGA